One segment of Prosthecobacter debontii DNA contains the following:
- a CDS encoding transposase translates to YVDQGYTGEQPAEAAQTEGIRLEVVKLQEAKKGFVLLPRRWVVERSFAWSARFRRLARDYERLTTSLAGIHWLAFAVLMLNSLFSRVHNTL, encoded by the coding sequence CTATGTGGATCAAGGTTACACAGGAGAGCAGCCCGCCGAAGCTGCCCAAACAGAGGGCATCAGGCTGGAAGTGGTGAAACTTCAAGAAGCCAAGAAGGGCTTTGTGTTACTGCCCAGGCGCTGGGTGGTAGAACGCTCATTTGCTTGGTCAGCGCGGTTCCGGCGTCTGGCAAGAGACTATGAACGGTTGACGACCTCCCTGGCAGGCATCCACTGGCTGGCCTTTGCCGTGCTGATGCTTAACTCCCTCTTCTCAAGAGTTCATAACACGCTCTAG
- a CDS encoding glycosyl hydrolase family 28-related protein, translating to MWSLPLEVKSHFLRSFFGFCAAVLCLFVGCQTPSTAAESGPISALTVNVREMGAKGDGATDDTSAIQKALDGGNRTVVIPAGKYMISAALLLDSHTSLLLDEKAVIRLADHSGNDVNLFLLTNRDRKQGNQDITVEGGTWDGNNEHNVRGLPEEMPCYTGVALNFIQVQRLTLRNLTIRNPDAYAIRACHIEDFVIEHIGFDFSVLRMNQDGVHLDGFCQRGTIRHLTALSPFATNDDMVALNADDGSAKEYVIQQDMVPGPIRDITVEHLRAKSAFTFVRLLSHQELIENVTVRDVEGGCRFYAVNMDRWRFPEGGGNIHNVTFRDFRIRKMPDDFSQQRSPGLRPLIHIQTAVKGLEMENFIRPSSDEANAPTLVLDNGQQNQVRLERVMNS from the coding sequence ATGTGGAGTCTCCCCCTCGAAGTAAAAAGCCATTTCCTACGCTCCTTCTTTGGTTTCTGCGCTGCCGTGTTGTGTCTCTTTGTTGGCTGTCAGACGCCATCAACTGCGGCTGAGTCTGGTCCGATTTCCGCACTGACAGTCAATGTTCGTGAGATGGGAGCGAAGGGAGATGGAGCCACTGATGATACCTCCGCGATTCAAAAGGCACTCGACGGTGGTAATCGCACTGTGGTCATTCCTGCTGGCAAATACATGATCAGCGCTGCCTTGCTTCTGGATTCTCATACTAGCCTGCTTCTGGATGAAAAGGCGGTGATCCGGCTGGCTGATCATTCAGGCAACGACGTGAATCTCTTTCTCTTAACGAACCGAGATCGCAAGCAAGGCAATCAGGACATTACCGTCGAAGGCGGAACCTGGGATGGAAACAACGAGCACAATGTTCGCGGTCTACCCGAAGAAATGCCCTGTTACACAGGAGTGGCCCTCAACTTCATCCAGGTCCAGCGACTCACTTTGCGCAATCTGACCATTCGGAATCCAGACGCCTATGCCATCCGTGCCTGCCATATCGAAGACTTTGTTATCGAGCACATCGGATTCGATTTCAGTGTCTTGCGAATGAATCAGGATGGTGTGCATCTGGATGGCTTCTGCCAGCGTGGCACCATCCGCCATCTAACGGCCCTTTCACCTTTTGCGACCAACGACGATATGGTGGCATTGAATGCAGATGATGGTAGTGCCAAGGAATATGTCATTCAGCAGGACATGGTGCCTGGCCCAATCAGAGATATCACAGTCGAGCACCTACGGGCAAAAAGTGCCTTCACTTTTGTGCGGCTGCTTAGTCATCAGGAATTGATAGAAAATGTCACCGTGAGGGATGTGGAAGGAGGTTGCCGATTCTATGCGGTGAATATGGATCGGTGGCGTTTTCCTGAAGGGGGTGGAAACATCCACAACGTGACCTTCCGCGATTTTAGGATCCGCAAGATGCCTGACGATTTTAGCCAACAACGCTCACCGGGGCTGCGGCCGCTGATCCACATTCAGACAGCGGTAAAAGGCCTGGAAATGGAAAATTTTATAAGACCTTCAAGCGATGAAGCAAACGCACCAACCTTGGTCCTGGACAATGGTCAGCAAAATCAAGTGCGCCTAGAGCGTGTTATGAACTCTTGA
- a CDS encoding family 16 glycoside hydrolase, translating to MRRLSGLLGLVLLLLASCGRHPPPVAPPPQVWHLLEGTAAAQWQQAGIPDEGTIEVKNGELHLSAGLPMTGAKWLGWDDHLPQTNYAIEYEAQRVEGEDIFGMVTFPVGSHAAYATFVLGGWGGTVTGISSINFKDANENQTRGEQRFENGRWYRVRVEVRPEDLRAWVEDRIVVNATIKGKNITLRPGFIDQCLPFGFATWGTTAKVRNVVVERLR from the coding sequence ATGCGGCGTCTCTCTGGTCTTCTCGGTTTGGTCCTGCTCCTGCTCGCCAGTTGCGGTCGCCACCCGCCCCCGGTCGCCCCGCCCCCGCAGGTATGGCATCTGCTGGAGGGAACTGCAGCCGCGCAGTGGCAGCAGGCAGGGATTCCCGATGAGGGCACCATCGAAGTGAAAAATGGCGAGCTGCATCTCAGCGCCGGTCTGCCCATGACCGGGGCCAAATGGCTGGGCTGGGATGACCACCTGCCGCAGACGAACTACGCCATCGAGTATGAAGCCCAGCGGGTGGAGGGGGAGGACATCTTTGGCATGGTCACCTTCCCCGTCGGCAGTCACGCCGCCTACGCCACCTTCGTTCTCGGCGGTTGGGGCGGCACCGTGACAGGCATCTCCAGCATCAACTTTAAGGATGCCAATGAGAATCAAACCCGCGGCGAGCAGCGGTTTGAAAACGGCCGCTGGTATCGCGTGCGGGTGGAGGTGCGTCCTGAGGATCTGCGGGCCTGGGTGGAGGATCGGATCGTGGTGAATGCCACCATCAAAGGCAAGAACATTACCCTACGCCCCGGTTTCATAGACCAATGCCTCCCCTTCGGCTTCGCCACTTGGGGAACGACTGCCAAAGTGAGGAATGTGGTGGTGGAGAGGTTGCGCTAG
- a CDS encoding nucleotide pyrophosphohydrolase yields the protein MSMTLEALTERICAFRDARDWKPFHNPKDMAVAIAAEAGELMQHFVWKTPEQIDEVVVAKRAEITDEIADVAILLFELAHNLDIPLAEAMSAKLDRNEKRYPADKARGNNLKYNEL from the coding sequence ATGAGCATGACTCTCGAAGCCCTGACCGAACGCATCTGCGCCTTTCGTGATGCACGTGATTGGAAGCCCTTTCACAATCCCAAGGACATGGCCGTGGCCATTGCGGCAGAGGCTGGGGAGCTGATGCAGCATTTTGTCTGGAAGACGCCGGAGCAGATTGATGAGGTGGTGGTGGCCAAGCGCGCCGAGATCACCGATGAAATCGCCGATGTGGCGATCCTGCTCTTCGAGCTGGCGCATAATCTGGACATTCCCCTGGCCGAGGCCATGAGCGCGAAGCTGGATCGCAACGAAAAACGCTACCCCGCCGACAAAGCGCGCGGCAACAATCTGAAATACAACGAGCTGTAA
- a CDS encoding metalloprotease — MLRFSFLGFPVIIHWTFWLTLALLGGLIGADTPEEMQRVLVWVIAGVLSIFVHELGHALTMHHYGARQVHMVFHSFGGYAASERRFGRSESFFVSAAGPFVQIAAGVAMWWVMDAWQTPSLMASYFMRSFVNVSLFWAVLNLFPIVPLDGGHILAAVLGPQRMKITLTISLVCAVGFGILAALRGQIFIAIFFGMFAYNNWKQLQGERPSMMP, encoded by the coding sequence ATGCTCCGTTTTTCCTTCCTCGGTTTTCCCGTGATCATTCACTGGACCTTCTGGCTGACGCTGGCGCTCCTGGGTGGATTGATCGGTGCGGATACCCCCGAGGAGATGCAGCGCGTGCTCGTCTGGGTCATTGCCGGGGTGCTTTCCATCTTTGTGCATGAGCTGGGGCACGCGCTGACCATGCATCACTATGGGGCGCGGCAGGTGCACATGGTGTTTCACAGCTTTGGTGGTTATGCGGCCAGTGAGCGCCGGTTTGGCCGCAGTGAGTCTTTTTTTGTCAGTGCCGCAGGCCCGTTCGTGCAGATCGCTGCCGGGGTGGCCATGTGGTGGGTGATGGATGCCTGGCAGACCCCGAGCCTGATGGCCAGTTACTTCATGCGTTCCTTTGTGAACGTCAGCCTGTTTTGGGCCGTGCTGAATCTCTTCCCCATCGTCCCTCTGGATGGTGGGCATATCCTGGCGGCGGTGCTCGGTCCGCAGCGGATGAAGATCACCCTGACCATCAGCCTCGTCTGTGCCGTCGGGTTTGGGATTCTTGCGGCTTTACGCGGGCAGATCTTCATCGCCATCTTCTTCGGTATGTTCGCGTATAACAACTGGAAGCAGCTCCAAGGTGAGCGCCCCAGCATGATGCCTTGA